TTagcttaaagctaaatatttttagtctaaatatttagcttatttagcttgctaactacaTATTTTGTTactaaaagtaaataattagctaattaaaagtaattatttagcatgctaaataaaatgtagtttttaaactaaatatacttgttaactaaatatttatttacagctaaatatttatttaacttacaAAATTTAACTTacttagcttgctaactaaatatttagttcaaaaccaaatatttattctttaaactaaatagcttgctagctaaatatttttgttcgaAACAATGACATTCATAAATAATGCATAAcaaggtgaaaatatgactttgaataATGACCCCCATTCCTTTTCTTATTACAATAATCCAAATTATTGCTGATAATTTTTGAATgtttaactttacaaacagcagCCCATAAAAACCAGTGTGTAAAAACTAACTGTCTGAACCAGAGcagaaaactttgttaaaggAAAAACTCTTCCAGCAAAGACATCCTGTCCTGTTTTTCAGCCTGGACACAGAAACAGTAATAAAATGAATtcaccaccagggggagctGTCTGATAAACTAATAGCTGCTGACATTTAATTcattgaaagagaaacaaactaaGTCAGCCGTCCTGCTCCCCTCTGTGTCGGGTTGGTGATCTGAAGACAGTAATTCAGATCCAGAATCTGGGTTTGTGttataaagaaactgatttgtaaTGATTCTGATCGTAACCTTCAGTCTTCCCTTAAATCACGCTCCCACGCTCCGGCCATGTTGTTGGCTTAGCGACGTGTTTCTGGGCCGGTTAATGGTGGAACGTTACCCAGAGCGACAAGAAGATCAGAACGACTTCGATCGTATCTGAATCCCGCTGCAGGTTTTCCGCTCTAGACCCTGCGCtgaatttatttctcatttactTCCCATCAGGAGGAAAATCTGCAGCTTTCTCCAGTTTTTAACGCCTGGATGTGGGAGGATGTTGAGTGCAGGCCGGTTTACCTATGCAGCTGTCGGCCGTCGCTCCAGATGTAATGTGGGTGGACAGACCAGTTCTCCCAGTCCCACCATTACAAACCCACAGTGGCGTTCCCTTTTCAGTGCCTGTCCGATGCAGTTAGATTCAGTCCGAATTACAAACAGACTTACAGCACGAATCATCTGACAGCCGTCGGTTTTATTTAACGTGATCCACAGCAGCTTTCAGGCAGCAGAGTCACACCTACGATGGCGGCGAATTACGGCCTCTGAAGATGAGGAGATAAGGAGTTCATTTCTGGCAGAAAGCCTCAGAAACTTTTAGATTGATCGCAAAATTTTTTAGAACAAGAAAGGAAATGTATGAACTTGAAAAGTTGCTctagaaaaaatctgaaattttgagattagtcCCAGAAATGTTCTAGGAAAAAAcgttttggcagaaatttactcagCTTGCTCTAATCTACAGCGGCCTGactggagaggaaaaagggagcaaatttctgccaaaaaaaaatgttctagaaaaaacttgaaaaccttcaaaaatgttgacaaaagttgaaaattttttatgcttaaaactcagaaaatgtctgtttttttctagcaaattttcaacctttcatactcagaaatttcttctttttttttctaaaagtttttggcagaaatttacgtTGCCCTTTTTTATATCTATATCTCATCCTTTAGGTAGCGTCAGtattttctgggtttttgtcaagctgattatttctgttttgcttgaaatctgctttgtgtttcagtaTTTCTGTAAATTCATCTCTGAATCTTGTTaaacagttttactgtttttattgcGTCTCCCTTCTGTTGTGACACTCATGATGATAGAAACCAAACAGGATTTGATTTCTGGAAtcactttatttaatttgtttaatctCATCTTCAGATTCATCAGACACATAAAAGTGGATTCAAATCAACAACAGATTTACATGAAGAACAGTCAGCTAATGAGGATAATAAAACTATGTTTGTAATATCTTATATCACATACAGTCATAAAAAATTAGGACATTCTTTAAAAACGTGTATTAATTTGGACATATGGAGATTTAATGTCAATTTTAACATTACTGGAAGATTTATGTAACGTAACTAAACCATAAAAGCTGAAATCATTTCCAAATATTCAATGAAGTGTAAAAGCAGAACAAGCCCCGCCCCCCAGCTCTTTGTGGAAATAAATCAGGACATTTATTTTGGCGGTACTGAAAGTTAAAGTGGTTTGATTGTTGTTTGTAAAGTTATAAactaacagcaataatttggggtCATTTAGTCTGACATAACAgaatttcatttgtaaatgGCAATTtacatctaaatatttaataagcgagctaaataagctaaatatttattttttaaattaaatatatactatctagttgtaaatatttacaactaaatatttagttatacAGTggagaaactaaatatttttagtttttatactaAACAtagtttacaaatatttttgtttgtaaacaaTTGTAGCTAAATAAACTATTTagttaaaattatttagtttagctAGGTAAGCTAAATTAcatatttagattatttagttttcttcttaaatattacaaagcttaaatttgtcttatttagctttttaattaaatatttagttcacaaattattatttagtcTGTCAtaacagaattttatttataaatgtcacagtttcaaactacatatttaattggcaagctaaatatttagctccaaactaaaccTCAAGTTGTTCAGCTAAAtctttagtttgaagctaaatatttaattagtaagataaataatctaaatatttagtttgtatcCTTAATTAAACATGAGGAGAACTGAAACCATGTTTAAGGAAACTGTTTTCGTTGTTAGTTTAGTTTCAACAAAGCAACAAGAATACTTCCACATTTGATCAATAAATGCTTCTTACGCAtttatgatgaaaacaaaagaaaacattataaattattacactagtaaaacattttcatggtGGGCATctcatttaatttaacatttcagtGTCATTTATAGATCCTACAtgaacaatgtttttacttttgtatacatcattaaaactaataaattaaattaaatgaaactacaaagggctgcacagtggggcagttggtagagctgttgccttgcaagaaggtcctgggttcgattcccagtctggggtctttctgcacggagtttgcatgtttgggttctctctggttctctcttcctcccacagtccaaaaacatgactgttaggtaaattggtctctctaaattctccgaGTGTGTTTGGTTGTTTGTCCAGTCtgtcctgcgacagactggtgacccgTCCAGGTGACccgtccaggtgaccccgcctctcgcccaaaacgtttgctggagaggcaccagcaaccTCCCGACCCCTCTAGGGAccagggtgttagaaaatggatggatatacagtatatatatatatatatatatatatatacaagtatttttctttctttttacctttaatTTTACGTTTGTGTTAGAAAACGACACACAGAGTAAAAACGACACACCACTGGTGAACCGCTCATATTTACatgatcaataatcaattttCACCGGAGCAGGATGACAGAATCATGGCTTCAGGCTCATAATAATCCAACTATCCATCCGGCTACCCTGgagggaaaaacacaaacacagaaaaattatttatggaTATTTGGGAGAGTATATAAACCTTTTAAGGGGAAGTTTTagttccatttttgttttgaggtttATAAGTATGGGGGTTCGTTCATAAAGTTACACAAAACTTAACATCAATATTTGGGATATTTACcttctcaaaaaataaaaagtaaattttttaaagtcattttatttccatgttattatttaatttatgaatgtcaccgtttcaaactaaatacttagttagcaaactaaatatttagctccaaattaaatatttagttagaagctaaatatttagtgtacAAAATAAGCTAAACACTTAGATATTTAGAtcccaactaaatatttttaatgaacaagTTAACGACTTAGCTCTACAACATTTAGCTCTGAGTTAGTTGAATATTTAGCTCTTAGCTAGCTAAATGTGTAGTTAGCTCTGagctagctaaatgtttagttagctctgagctagctaaatgtttagttagctCTGAGCTAGCTAAATGTTGTACAAAAGAAGATgaaaactaatgatggtaatgAGGTCACATAAAGCTACAAAtttcatgtttaatttgaagataaatatttagtgtacaaaatacatatttatctcccaattaaatgtttattaggaAGCTAAGCATTTAGTTGAtaagctaaacatttaatttaactaaATGTTCCGCTCCCAACAAATGTTTAGTAAGTAATTTAACTATGTAGCTCTTGTACAACATGTAGCTAGCTCAGAGctaactacatatttagttaaatgttgagctaagtaaataaaaagtgacGGAGTAAACCAACTCATCCattttcttgctatatttagcaacatttcagacaaaatataaattggTATTGGCCAGAATCAGAACCgacaggtcaggttttttaaagatcggCGATCGGCCACCTCAGTTCACCTCGGTTCAAACTACGCTTTCAGGCCAGATTTGCTTAATTCTTGAATTAAAGTCAGGTGGCCACTGAAAATCCATCAGAGGGCCCCGCATGGCCCCCGGGCCGCTCTTTGGACCCCCCTGACGTAGACCCTGTGTGGTACCTCTGCCGCTGTTGCATCCCAGGCCGCTGATGTTTCCTATCCGGTCCATGCGTGCGCCGAAGCAGCTGGAGGCCCGCTTCCTGAGGCTCAGCAGCAGGTCGTTCAGCCGGTTCCGCTGACTCGCCTCCGACGGCCGGTTCTGCTGCTCCGGGCTCCCGTCCCGGCTCGGTTCGGCTTCCCGGGTCGGCTCCTCGTAATCCGACTCCTCCTGAGCTCCGTCAGCCAGAGTCTCCTCGATCCGCTCCAGCAGCGACTGCAGAGGTAAAAACGGCTCCAAGTTAATCTGATTCAGAGAAAAACGCTTCAAATTATGAGGCACAATCTACTATTTATGTTACAATAGTCAATAAATCGATTAATTCCTGCATTATTTGTAGCATTATATTACtagaaaatggtctcaaaacaacaatattgacATTTACTTTATTGTCCAGTAacttttgttattgtgacaggtctagAATCAATATAGATAttgctaaagaaaaatgttttaaaacaaattttattgggatttttgctgctgtgtgtaaACTAAATATCAATTTTCTgtcaaagtgaaacatttaaacagtaACATAAATATCAGGTTTTCCAGccttgcagatttattttttatttttgtggaagaAACTCAGGATGTTTTTTAGTCTGAAAAACTAACATCTTTATCTTTATCATCCAGAAAGACTGAAAATTAGAATAAATCGtcattatttacttttatttccattatttttgtcatactcagctttttttctttacgcACATTATTTTTCCAGcccacttatttattttttgtcgaTGGTGACATCAGAGATCCTCTGTGCACCAAGAAGCGTTATCTAAGGTCCTTCCTTTCAGCAGCGGTTAAACTCTAAACCCTCCCGTCTTTTATCTAAACAGTTTTAGATTATATTGTtagaaatttctttttacacTAATTGTACATTTTAGACTGTTTAGAacctgaatatgttgttttattgtaactgcagttttttcTTGTGAAAGTTTAATTTGCATaacctgattttcttttttgcttttattgctgtttttatgtgaatCTGCATGCTTTTCTTTGCCTTTCATTTGCAGCAGACAAACATTAATTTCCGCACTGAGGGACAAAAATATCTTTCTGTTATATTCTTAAAAGAATTgagctttcttttatttttcttcacgTTTCTGAGGAAAAGTTTTTGTGGTTTAAAGTAGTTCTGTCACAGTAACAAGCTATGCTGGATGTTAaatgtcccagaaattattgcaataaacaataatattgtttttggttttttcagACCATTTCAACCAAAGTTATGATAAtggcaaaaataacaacaagaacaaattctcataaatcaataaactttaaattgtaattaacACTGGAAcctgaacacattttaaatatccaaaatgaataaaaaaataataataaaagaaacaacaaatgaaattaattatgaGATCATTGTAAGCAAAAATGtccttaaaaataattgttataaAACACCAGAGTGGAgagttttatcatccagtttttggtagaaagagagaaaagagaaataaagcaaatagaaatagaaactgtttttaaaatgcatatcCTAATATAGATAtcctattattatttttaatttctacatTAAATTTCTACATACTATTTATACATACAATGACTTATTCTTGAAGCAGATGTCACAGGAAGAAACGTTTGTCATCAATTcatcacaataataataataatttttgtgctaccatttaaaaacaacatttacacTGTAAGGCCATAACTGGGTCGACGTTCTGGGTTAACCAACATGAACAGCAAAATGGCCGAATTTTACAAAATTACCTTTTTAGTAGTTTAAATGATGCTACTGACagtttaaatatgaatatatatatatatatatatattattttaaccCGATAGTCACAAGACCATAACGAATCCAATTCATCCATGTATGTTTTGCGTCATTAACTTAACTTGGCAATAAGGACAGAAAATatcagagaaatattttaaaatggaataaaaatttcacctaaaaacaggaaaaaaaatccaacatggctgccttaagaaaacatttgactGATGAAGCCCGTTTCCATCTCACTTTTAGCTCCATCGAAGCGTaaaccaggggtgcccaaagtgtggctcaggggccatttgtggcccttggagtGATTTTGGGCGGCCCCCCAAGAATAACACAAATTTAGCCTAGTGAGGGTAAAATTATTACCctgatgaaaaataatattttatgttgtttatgttgtaattttcttacagcagaaaatataaagtagaaCACAAAGTAAACTGACTTTTTCTGAAAATCTGactttgctgcttttatttaatttgttaagctttgctaaatatagcaagtgTTTTGACAGAAAGTGACTCAGATCTTTTTCTTATaactgaataaatttgttcaatcaaGCCCAAAAGATTTGAAATTAAGTTTCTTTTACTACAGAAAATGTActaaatgattttaaagttttggattatttctaaaaaaaaaaaccccaacaaaatcaaacaactttactgcttgtttttattttaatatttctatttatttaaatttgggTTGGGTGTTTTTTGACCCGTGAGTTCTATTGACTTGTCGGTTTtgacaaaaggtttggacacccctgccaAAAACCCTCCACCCACAGTGGCTCTGAGCTGGTTCTCCTACCTTTAACTGGTCCAGGTTACTGGGAAGCGAGGGCCGTCCCAGTGCGTGCCCAGTAACCAGACTGTGCTGCCAGAACAAGGCCAACGCAGTGAAAACCACCACCGTCTTCATGCTGTCCTGATGCCGAGGCTGAGCCTGCAGCCGGCGCCGGCCGAGGCTAAATACATggcaacacacacacctacacaccccgatgcacgcctacacacacacacacacacacacacacacacacacacacacacacacacagcagacagTCAACGTTGGCTCATCGTTTCATGGATCAAGTCAAGAGCATTCTGGCACCTCTGCATGATAAAGCAGCAAGTCAGATGTCTACTTCACTGGTGTCTGTGTGttgagaggtgtgtgtgtgtttgtattggtgtgtgtgtttgtattcaggtgtgtgtgtgtgtgtgcgtgtgtgtgtgtgtgtgtgtgtgagcagtggGATGACTTCAGGAGTCCAGTTTGGCTCCCTTAGCTCAGGCGTGGTTTATTTTCAAAGCAGCACtcagtgaaaatatttaacactttttgCTCTTCTGAGCATCAAAACTCCATATTGGGTCAAACTTGCAGCCTTAAAGGGACGGGATTCAATTTATCAACTGAAAATTAATTCATCCGGAAGATTCACACCTTCAGGACCATCACTACTTTTTATAACccaggaaaaaacaacaaatcggTCTCATCATTGTTCTGCAGGATGACGCCTTACAAAGCAGCTTCCCAAACTTCTCCATCGTACCCCAAACAgccttgacctctgacctttacaaacatcaacttttagaatgtttttattcactattcaataattattacattattttagcATCCATGCTAACCTGATAGCTTCTGATTTCAGATGGTAATGATTTCTGTGGCAGAACGTTTTATTGACAAGATTTGTCcaaatctttttctctttttatttcagttgagaacttaataaatctgaaaactggTCGTCTGTCTTCTAACgaggcaaacaaacaaaaaaaacttttaatgtttgGGATCTACTCTAAGTTTCAACACAAATTTAAACTACTCTATTTGTCTAATTAAAGTATTGTTTATTattgaggaggaaaaaaataattcctttGGTCTGCAGGTcctttttatttgataattttggcccatgtgtgaaaaagttttaatccaGAAGTTTTTATGGAGACTCAGTAACTTTTCTTGCCCAGCGTTTAGGAGTTTCTGTTGAATTGTAGAtgatttttaacagaaaagtttctgttttactttccaAACGGTGTTGCAGCTCTTTGCTCTCCATGGTGCTGAAACAGCTTCAGCAAgtaaaaaaatccttctttatGTTCAGtgaagcatttttattacatttactaTTTCCAACTAAATACATACTTtatgctgaaaacaaaaaaacctcattATTAAAACTGGCAAATTTTAACTACTTCTGGGCCACACAAtcaattaaattgaaaatataaaaaattatatttttttcttattttacaagaaatctgttgccttattaaaagaaaaacagtcaattCCAGATTTTTGTGTTATCAGTCAtttcctattttatttattttactttaaccATTCTTGACTTGTTATccgaataaaataatttcaagggCCAAAAATGGACCCTgcaccacactttggacaccctgaGATTAGGTGAGTCTGtcttggggggaaaaaagagtgtcttcagtcagaggctttttcaaatttgttgtaATACAGattgctacaggagatctttcctgccaacagccatcactgagttacaacatttcatttccttttgagatcaataaagtatttttgaattgaattgaagcCTTGTGACggtttgacaaaaataacacatttctgatgatgtaaacatttattagaCATTCAACAGTACAGAAGGAACAACATCACAtctattttcaataaatattctttaaatattggcaagagaaataaacagtaaatattagtcaataaataacatttaaaaggaaacaggTTTTGGTACAGACTTTGGAGCAGCATCAGTTGGACGGTAAGACTTCATCTTTGCTTTGGATctggagagaagaagaaaacagattcAGGTTCAGAAACAGATTCAGAGACAGAAACGGACTCGGTGTGAACGAGGAACAGTGTGTTCCTGCGGTTTTCTGCAGTGAAACTCACTGTATCTGCCAATTGTGTTGCAGCCCAGGGAGCTCATGGAGCCTATCCTGTCCATGCGGCGCCCGAAGCAGCCGGAAGACCTCTTGGACGAGTCGTTGCGGACGCTCTTCAGGTTCTTGGCTGAGAGGAATTCTCTGATTTGCTCCTCGTCCAGGTCAGTTTGAGGCTGCCGCTCGCTGGACGTGTCCTCCATGTTGCTCCTGTTAGCGCGGCCGTCGTCCTCAGAGACTCCTTCGTCCACCGCAGTCTGCTCTGAAACCGACTCCTCCAGTTTCTGAAGCAGCACCTGAAACAACCAGCATTGACCTTAGAAGCCTAATCCTCTCtagttttgtgattttcttaaTTGGATCGTTGGATACTCACCTTCAGGATGTCCATATCGGCGTCAGTGAAGCCGGTGCTGACGGGGTAAGTGCTGCTGGGCTCCAGGTTGAAGATGAGGAGCAGACCGCAGAGAGGAATGGAAGATAGAAACATATTTCTCTGAGAGATGCTGCTGTTCATATCTCCACTTGTTGGCCTTTGACTCGGCTGCTGTTCGGATGCCGGACTCCACCAGCAGCTCCTTTATACTTGAGCCTGACACTCCGAGGAATGCCAGGAATTTGAACTCAGGCTTTATGCATTCTTGACACCTGATTCTGATAACGAAAGCTGTCGGAAATGGCTCCTTATTAAGTAGCATATCTGAGATATCTGACAGCTGCTGCTTCCATATCCTACTTTGTTTCAGGAAGAAGTCCAACCCACAGTCCACTCAGGACTCAGATGTTGTCACTAGGCTACGGGaagttgtaaaataatatgACAGAGTTGCTAAATCGAGGCGTCTACGTGGTAAAACAACATGCTGGTCATCAAATGGAGATAAGCTAATTCTTTTCTGGGGTTCAGACTGTGACCTCATttccttcactgcaaaaacacaaaaccttgcCAAGTATTTTGGGTCTAGTTTCTGATGCAAATAGCTTAATATGCTtgagataagacaaaactaacttacaagtaacttttaagtgagatattttaacttgttttaagtaattccttaataattGGAAAAAAGTATtcgttccattggcagattatttcatgagacatttttcccatgttataagtgacataatctgccagtagaactggAACTTcttcatcaaaattaaggaattattaacttaaaacaagctcctatttcttgctgaaaagttgcttctaTGTTAgtgttgtcttatttttattctaagatgttttcactaaaaactagataaaaaaaaaaaccttggtaagattttgtatttttttcagtgttcagaactaaaaaaaccaaaactttttccTCTCAGTGCTGATAACTGGacaaaaatgcttcaaaataaGCCAAATGATGGTGAATATGCAGTGAAAGTTCCTAATTATTATTACGTTTTGCTATGTTTTGACTATTAgatcagagtaaaaaaaacacaggaatgtTTGGTATGATAGATATGCATGTTTTACCTGTAGAACTTGTTGTCAAATAGCTAAATATAGACCAGAAACCATGTGGTCATGAGTTTCCTATGATGATGGACCTATTTAGCGCTGCAGCCGACTAAAATAGACTCAtctgctctgttgtttttccataaatatcattttaacaaaaaggaATTTCATATATCAAAAATACGCAATGTAATAACGGTTCTGTCCTTAATTACACTGAAGGAGtaactgaaaattaaattaataatttcctACAAAAGAAAGTGTAaggtacaacacaaagtattttttttaaattactacatactattttgcatttcagttattttttaaatatttttatcccGTGACTTTTACTCAGACTAACAAATAAATTCACATGAGGATCTCAATTCTCATTTGCTATAATTCAGAAACGATTGAAAATGTCCCCAAatcgaaaagaaaaaaaaaagcttatttatctttgattacaaacacaaaatgaaattaacaaACTGACATCAGCACGAACATAAACAATATTCTACAAGTAAAACGGGACACGTAACAATTATGTCGTTATTAAAGGcacattgtcatttttgtcgtggATTAATTAAAAGAGCGTCTCGGCCTCCATCTTGGATATTCCCAGGCCATGGTGACGTCATAACGCTGTTGTCCATGGTGACGTCATAACGCTGTTGTACGGTAGGTGGCGGTATTCAGCTTGAAGTTGTTTACGATCCGCCATtgcagaaaacaagaagaagaccGAGAGCGATTTGACGCGTCCGTCCTCGTTCAGGGAAAACATTTggactcattttgttttttaaggaagtGCTTGAAAGACGGAGCTTTCCGAGTTTCACCGTGTTCAAGGTTTGGAAAATGAAGATGGCGCAGTTACGGAACACCGCGAACATGGAGCTAAGCTACGAGCTTTTAATGAGGTAGGCCGTTCCTTCCGGTACAGAGGCTGTCCGGAGGGGGAGAGTAGATTAAGCTGAACATGGGTTCATATCTGAAACttaattaatgcaaaaatgGACACATCAATGTCTTCGTCATTCTGCCTCGCAAAACAGACTGGAGGATCATGAGATTCCTTTGCACACATATTGATCGAAGCAGGAATCATAATGAATAACCGTTTTCAATCAAAAATcgattttgaattgaattgtggCAACAAAATTGGAATCAAATTTAGAGACGGTAAAAGAATTCCTACTCAAAAGCAGACCTTGGTGATTAAATCtactttaattaatttattaaactcgGTTGAATATAACAAACGTTTTCAGAGGAGTTGTGAAccaaaacctgtttttattgctgagaagagacattttcctgtttttatatttttctaaaattttcaataagaaaaaaatctgtttaagttTTGGATGTACCGTTGTTtacaaaatttgactttttaaaattaaagtattaCTTAGTTTATTGcagagctgttttcttttttggtctATCAGAAACCGATAGAAATGATGTCAGTCTTGGTCACAGCCACCTGACTGAAGGTAAATCAGTGAAACGTCCTGAAGAACTATTCTAAAAAGCAAGCAAATC
This genomic window from Xiphophorus couchianus chromosome 24, X_couchianus-1.0, whole genome shotgun sequence contains:
- the nppa gene encoding natriuretic peptides A; this translates as MKTVVVFTALALFWQHSLVTGHALGRPSLPSNLDQLKSLLERIEETLADGAQEESDYEEPTREAEPSRDGSPEQQNRPSEASQRNRLNDLLLSLRKRASSCFGARMDRIGNISGLGCNSGRG
- the nppb gene encoding natriuretic peptides B — encoded protein: MNSSISQRNMFLSSIPLCGLLLIFNLEPSSTYPVSTGFTDADMDILKVLLQKLEESVSEQTAVDEGVSEDDGRANRSNMEDTSSERQPQTDLDEEQIREFLSAKNLKSVRNDSSKRSSGCFGRRMDRIGSMSSLGCNTIGRYNPKQR